The following are encoded in a window of Mangifera indica cultivar Alphonso unplaced genomic scaffold, CATAS_Mindica_2.1 Un_0044, whole genome shotgun sequence genomic DNA:
- the LOC123206639 gene encoding probable LRR receptor-like serine/threonine-protein kinase IRK — protein MQTSSIFNSLSFLLLLLRFFSAFAITSPQDISALKAFKAAIKPTSIPPWSCLASWDFSTDPCALPRRTHFICGITCSPDSTRVTQLTLDPAGYSGQLTPLISQLTQLLILDLADNNLYGPIPSSISSLSNLQTLTLRSNSFSGSVPDSITKLKTLDALDLSHNSLSGFLPKGTYLMSSLRRLDLSYNKLTGSLPKLPFNLLELALKNNSLSGVISKSSFDGLSLLEVVELSENSFTGTLQSWFFLLPSIQQVNLANNNLTGLEISKPLKGSSDLVAIDLGFNKIEGYLPVNLADYPLLSSLSMRYNRLRGSIPMQYSQKKSLRRLFLDGNFLIGKPPTGFFSGEMEISGSLGDNCLQGCPGSSQLCNPSQKSYSVCKQAYGGKLRP, from the coding sequence atgcaAACATCTTCCATCTTTAACTCTCTCTcctttctgcttcttcttcttcggttCTTTTCAGCTTTTGCCATCACTTCCCCACAAGACATCTCAGCTTTGAAAGCCTTCAAGGCCGCCATCAAGCCAACTTCAATCCCTCCATGGTCCTGCTTAGCCTCCTGGGACTTCTCCACGGATCCATGTGCTCTCCCCCGCCGCACCCACTTCATTTGCGGCATCACCTGCTCTCCCGATTCCACTCGTGTCACCCAACTCACTCTCGATCCCGCCGGCTACTCTGGCCAACTCACCCCACTTATTTCTCAGCTCACTCAACTCCTTATTCTTGACCTCGCTGACAACAATCTCTACGGTCCAATTCCATCTTCAATCTCCTCTCTTTCCAATCTTCAGACCTTAACTCTCCGATCCAACTCCTTCTCCGGTTCCGTTCCTGATTCCATAACCAAGCTCAAAACGCTTGACGCTTTAGACCTTTCACATAATTCTCTATCCGGGTTTCTCCCGAAAGGAACATATTTGATGTCGAGTTTGAGAAGACTCGATCTGAGTTACAACAAACTCACTGGTTCATTGccaaaactacctttcaatCTTCTGGAACTTGCTCTGAAGAACAATTCTTTATCCGGGGTTATCTCAAAATCATCCTTTGACGGTTTGTCTTTACTCGAAGTAGTTGAACTGAGTGAAAATTCATTCACCGGGACACTTCAATCTTGGTTCTTCCTTCTACCATCTATTCAACAGGTGAACTTGGCGAATAACAACTTGACAGGCTTGGAGATCTCGAAGCCTTTGAAAGGTAGCAGCGACTTAGTGGCGATTGATCTCGGGTTCAACAAAATCGAAGGGTACTTGCCTGTAAATTTGGCCGATTATCCGCTTTTGTCGTCTCTGTCAATGCGATACAACCGCTTACGCGGCAGCATCCCAATGCAATACAGTCAAAAGAAGTCCCTGAGGAGACTGTTCCTGGATGGGAATTTCTTGATCGGAAAACCGCCAACAGGGTTCTTCTCCGGTGAGATGGAAATATCCGGTAGCTTGGGGGATAATTGTCTCCAGGGATGTCCAGGTTCTTCTCAGCTGTGTAATCCTTCTCAGAAATCTTACTCTGTGTGTAAACAAGCTTATGGTGGAAAACTGAGGCCTTAG
- the LOC123206646 gene encoding actin-related protein 2/3 complex subunit 5A isoform X2 → MAGAEAFVEADNAEAIITRIEHKSRKIESLLKQFKPVEALKTALEGSPPKTQDERCKSANWIVVHRAIMAIKDVDGMFSSLDPEYYDILMKYLYRGLSTGDRPTCDQCLRIHAKLTERAGLGCILRCLADTIIATSGFKEKETWQINFELG, encoded by the exons ATGGCGGGAGCAGAGGCATTTGTTGAAGCGGACAATGCAGAGGCTATTATCACGAGAATTGAACATAAATCTCGCAAGATCGAAAGCTTATTGAAGCA atttaaacCGGTAGAGGCACTTAAAACTGCCCTCGAAGGCTCACCTCCCAAGACTCAAGACGAGCGGTGCAAG TCAGCTAATTGGATAGTGGTTCATAGAGCAATTATGGCTATAAAAGATGTGGATGGCATGTTCTCTTCTTTGGATCCTGAGTACTATGATATTCTCATGAA GTACCTCTATAGGGGTTTGTCTACAGGAGATCGGCCCACTTGTGACCAATGCCTACGAATACATGCTAAGCTGACAGAAAGAGCTGGTTTGGGATGCATACTCCGCTGCCTTGCAGACACG ATCATTGCAACAAGCggttttaaagaaaaagagacatGGCAGATTAATTTTGAACTGGGATGA
- the LOC123206646 gene encoding actin-related protein 2/3 complex subunit 5A isoform X1: MAGAEAFVEADNAEAIITRIEHKSRKIESLLKQFKPVEALKTALEGSPPKTQDERCKSANWIVVHRAIMAIKDVDGMFSSLDPEYYDILMKYLYRGLSTGDRPTCDQCLRIHAKLTERAGLGCILRCLADTIFMLQATCKFFHFLLVSYHLHLQLPSIRER, from the exons ATGGCGGGAGCAGAGGCATTTGTTGAAGCGGACAATGCAGAGGCTATTATCACGAGAATTGAACATAAATCTCGCAAGATCGAAAGCTTATTGAAGCA atttaaacCGGTAGAGGCACTTAAAACTGCCCTCGAAGGCTCACCTCCCAAGACTCAAGACGAGCGGTGCAAG TCAGCTAATTGGATAGTGGTTCATAGAGCAATTATGGCTATAAAAGATGTGGATGGCATGTTCTCTTCTTTGGATCCTGAGTACTATGATATTCTCATGAA GTACCTCTATAGGGGTTTGTCTACAGGAGATCGGCCCACTTGTGACCAATGCCTACGAATACATGCTAAGCTGACAGAAAGAGCTGGTTTGGGATGCATACTCCGCTGCCTTGCAGACACG ATCTTCATGCTGCAAGCcacttgcaaattctttcatttccttttggTCAGTTACCATCTGCATCTGCAATTACCTTCTATTAGAGAAAGATAA
- the LOC123206646 gene encoding actin-related protein 2/3 complex subunit 5A isoform X3 yields MAGAEAFVEADNAEAIITRIEHKSRKIESLLKQFKPVEALKTALEGSPPKTQDERCKSANWIVVHRAIMAIKDVDGMFSSLDPEYYDILMKYLYRGLSTGDRPTCDQCLRIHAKLTERAGLGCILRCLADTVNTV; encoded by the exons ATGGCGGGAGCAGAGGCATTTGTTGAAGCGGACAATGCAGAGGCTATTATCACGAGAATTGAACATAAATCTCGCAAGATCGAAAGCTTATTGAAGCA atttaaacCGGTAGAGGCACTTAAAACTGCCCTCGAAGGCTCACCTCCCAAGACTCAAGACGAGCGGTGCAAG TCAGCTAATTGGATAGTGGTTCATAGAGCAATTATGGCTATAAAAGATGTGGATGGCATGTTCTCTTCTTTGGATCCTGAGTACTATGATATTCTCATGAA GTACCTCTATAGGGGTTTGTCTACAGGAGATCGGCCCACTTGTGACCAATGCCTACGAATACATGCTAAGCTGACAGAAAGAGCTGGTTTGGGATGCATACTCCGCTGCCTTGCAGACACGGTGAATACAGTTTGA
- the LOC123206647 gene encoding uncharacterized protein LOC123206647 yields the protein MGKSSSRAESSSKADRKFEKKVEFYAKVRDTVASLTAKKAITKKKKLRSRQKKLKAYDLSTLSEFLPELKSSQQPAATADLKLNCKSRQKIILKEQKQLSTVLNHPAFQVDPLAAIHQHLESTQPVSEEKPKKKTNKTARKKKKGDRSKTSSGPKSMDF from the exons ATGGGCAAATCTAGTTCTAG AGCCGAATCATCAAGTAAAGCCGACCGTAAATTCGAGAAGAAAGTCGAGTTTTATGCCA AGGTTAGAGATACTGTTGCTTCCTTGACTGCCAAAAAGGCTATTACGAAG AAGAAGAAGCTTAGAAGCCGACAGAAGAAATTGAAAGCTTATGACCTCTCCACTCTCTCAGAGTTCCTTCCTGAACTGAAATCTTCTCAGCAACCAGCTGCCACAGCTGATCTCAAGCTGAATTGCAAGTCTAGGCAAAAGATAAT ATTGAAGGAACAGAAACAGTTGAGTACGGTTCTAAACCATCCCGCTTTCCAGGTGGATCCACTGGCTGCCATTCATCAACACTTGGAGAGCACACAACCCGTTTCAGAagaaaaaccaaagaaaaagacaaataaaactgcgaggaagaagaaaaagggggATAGGTCAAAGACTTCGTCTGGACCTAAATCTATGGATTTCTGA
- the LOC123206645 gene encoding ADP-ribosylation factor 1-like, with the protein MGKHISRLAKRFFHQSKIRILMVGLDASGKTTILYKLKLGEIVATVPTVGFNVETVEYKNICFSVWDVGGQSQIRSLWRHYFQNIQGLIFVVDSHDRERISEARNELHRILDDNELSNASVVVFANKQDFPDAMPASEVADKLGLYSLGQRRWYIQSTSATSGQGLYEGLDWLCNNITVRDA; encoded by the exons ATGGGTAAACATATATCTCGACTTGCAAAAAGGTTCTTTCACCAGAGTAAAATAAGAATTCTGATGGTGGGTCTTGATGCTTCTGGGAAGACAACCATTCTATACAAGTTGAAGCTGGGAGAAATTGTTGCAACTGTACCAACAGTCG GTTTTAATGTAGAAACGGTAGAATACAAAAACATATGCTTCTCTGTCTGGGATGTAGGAGGCCAAAGTCAG ATTCGGTCGCTATGGAGACATTACTTTCAGAACATTCAAGGACTTATCTTTGTAGTGGATAGTCATGATAGAGAAAGAATCTCAGAAGCCCGCAATGAGCTCCATCGGATTCTGGATGAT AATGAGCTAAGCAATGCATCAGTTGTTGTCTTTGCCAACAAGCAAGATTTTCCAGATGCTATGCCTGCTTCTGAGGTTGCTGATAAACTTGGGCTTTATTCTCTTGGTCAACGTCGCTG GTATATCCAGAGTACTTCCGCAACCTCCGGCCAAGGACTTTATGAGGGACTCGATTGGCTATGCAACAATATCACAGTAAGGGATGCATAA
- the LOC123206648 gene encoding stress enhanced protein 1, chloroplastic-like, with translation MENTITVASLPLSIHDAFALSLPRTHSSSLLPTSNLARIGTTFATGSPLSWRISHRRNRSCKATPVSVRCEQNTQGDNRLDVWLGRLAMVGFAVAISVEIATGKGLLENFELTTPLPTAALGVTALVGVLTAVFIFQSASKN, from the exons ATGGAAAATACAATTACCGTGGCTTCTCTTCCCCTCTCCATTCATG ATGCTTTTGCTTTGAGCTTACCAAGAACTCATAGCAGCTCTCTATTACCCACTTCGAATCTTGCAAGAATCGGAACTACCTTTGCCACTGGTTCTCCGCTTT CATGGAGAATTTCTCACCGAAGGAATCGTTCATGCAAAGCTACTCCAGTTTCAGTGAGATGTGAGCAAAATACCCAGGGGGACAACAGGTTGGATGTATGGCTAGGTCGGCTTGCAATGGTGGGCTTTGCAGTGGCCATTAGTGTTGAAATAGCAACAGGCAAGGGACTTTTGGAG AATTTCGAGCTCACAACACCCTTGCCTACAGCAGCCTTAGGAGTTACAGCATTAGTTGGTGTTTTGACTGCTGTATTCATCTTCCAGTCTGCCTCAAAAAATTGA